aaataatttgactgtttaaaataaccctggacttttaaattataacctgtttttatgttcaaaaagattaaattaaatttaacaaaaaagaaaaattaactgtggagtgtggtggcacacctttaatcccagcacttggaaggcagaggtaggtgatctctgagttcacagccagccaggtctacagagcagccagagctatacagagaaaccctgtctcgaaaatcaacaaaaaaaaaaaaaaaaaattaactactaATCAACTAAAAGAAAACctcaaacttaaaaaataattctttttaaatatccCAACTGACTACCATCTCTCCACCCAACTTTAGAACTGTCAGTCCCCTTTCCCAAAAACCTCAATGGGGAAAGGAGGGCGACAGGACGGAATTTTTTTGAAAGGGTCTGatgtatctcaggctgacctagaactcaccatgtaggttaaaatattttggtggtggtggtggatgtatttatgtatgcatatacacacagatgcatgtgtGGAATGCATGTATGGTGGCCACGGGTCAGCATCTTCAactgctttccaccttattttttttgaggcagcatctctcactgaacctgaaatcTGTCAATCTGGCTTGCTGACAAGCCCCAGAGACTCTCCTCctagcctctgcttccccagtgggAAAATTACAGGTGTGCCACAGCTCCCAACCTTCACACCATTGCTGGGCATCTCAACTACGGTCCTCGTGTTCACGCTTTAATGATAGCCGCATCTCTAACCCAATCTTGAACggctcctccttcctctacttcctgtgtgctgagTGTCAGACACAGTAGGAGTGGAGTATTAAGCCTGGTTCATTTGATGCTGGGGATAAAATCCACAGCTTCcaacatggtaggcaagcactctactaaccgAGCTACATCTCCCAGCAACACTGTAATCTTGAGAAAATCATCTTCTTTTCCAGTTTACTCCtcttgtttccatatgaagttcagACATGATTTTTTCCTGGATATTAAAAAACCAATACCAAAGCTGTGTCGCAGgatttaattctagtacttgggaggcagaggcaggctgatctctgtacaaattcaaggccagcctggtctaaagaatgagttccaggacagccaaagctactccgagaaaccctgtcttgaaaatcaaaaaaggaggaaagaaaaaaaaaaaaaggaaccaataAATACCAAGACTACAAAACATTTTCAGCCACCGGGCTCTTTCACTATTGTTCTCTTAACTCCTCCTCAAACAGACTCCACAGACTTCATAGGATGCATACCCAGAGATTCTCACTGTTTGAACTCTGCTTAGCCCGTAAACTATGttaactttaaaatacaaaaactgTAAGAAATGAGAAAGGCTTCCAACTTTTATTTCTAATACTCCTTCTACAAATACACTTAACCCTCTGGTTTCTCTTCCAGAAAACTTGGCCAGTCTCCAAAACAGAACACCCAGTTGAACAGTTAAGTGTGTCCTACCTAAGTCAAGCTTGTAGAGAGCATTAGATATTTGATGAGCGCATCTATCAAGCATAAAGAATTCTCAAGCCTTTCTCCCTCTATAAACTCCAGGAGAAGCTTTtcgtatttttatatatttttgctttTGACCCAAATGAAAGCTCTCTCAAAAGGTTCACAGTGGGCAGTCAAGATGGCTCAAAGTGTAAAGGTACCTGCCACTAAAAGAAGGGCCCGAGCGTGGGACCCACATAGCACAAGACAAGAACCAACTCCAGgaagttgtctctgacctccacacccacacatctaaacaaatgtattaaaataCTAAATGTTATACCGAAATGTTCTTAAAGGGCGATATAACGTCTTCAACCTTACATCGGCGATTCTAACGAATTTTGCTTTTAAACCACTTGGCACCAACAGATCATATATTGCCAGTTCTGAGATAATCTCCAGGAAAGCCTTTGTGTAAAGATTGATGAAACTGAAAAAGATCAGTAACCAAGATTTTTAACGGCCTCCTTAGGCATATGTTTTTAATGAATAGATGCCTTACTCGAATAGCTTGTCTTCCTTTATAATTGACTCAGACCATTTCAAAATAAGAGGAAACACATGACCGAGAATGCAGGTTCATCTCAACCACAGAATTAGTGGTAATCCCAAATCCAGATCGCTGGATTTGCAACATACCTCACCCCAGTTCAAGGGGTGTCCAGCGGAAATTACAGTCCCTACAACCCACATTGCTTCAAATGCTTCCTACGTGCTCAACTAGTGCAATACTGTTCACTTCCATTCTCACTGTGATTATTAAAACAGCTGTCAGCTGGGTTTCGGTGACCTCTTTGTACAACCGTTTATTCAACGCTTTGGATCCTGAAGGATGCGTCATCCCACATTACTCTTCAAAATCAGATCTAAGATTCCAACGTGCTCTAAGGGTCTCTGAACATCATTCCAACCGGAACTGGCACAAACTGAGACCTGATAGCCCAGCGTCGCAAGGGCAGGTCGCACTGGCATTTAGGACAGAACCGGCTCCGCGAGCCGCAGGTCCTTCCGCTTTCACGCACCTCTCCCGGGACCACCGCGCCTCCTACGCCCCGGCCCGCACCGTGTCTCCGACATCCGCGCACGCCGCGCGCCTGGCACCGGGAGCGCGCGGCGGCAGGGCGCGCCCCCGCGATGCCGTCCGTCCCGGTGCGCCGGCGGCGCCCTCCCGGCCGCGCCATGTTCCGGTAAGCCGCGGCCGGGGCGCTCGCGCCAGCCGCCGCCCGAGCGTCGCCCAGCGGCAGCCCCACCTGCGCCGCGACCCGTCAGGATGCCGGGCGGGGCGGCCACCAACGGCCTGTCACGGGTCCGGTCGGCCCCGTCGCGGGCTGGGCCGGACCGGGCCGGGCGGCGCGTGGCGGCTGGGCGCGGCTGGCAGAGGCGCAACCCCCCTACCTGACGTCCGGGGAGGAGACGGGGCACAGAACTGAGGGTCTCCTCCCTGGTGCCCGGGACAGACTCGAAACCgcgccctccttcctcccctctggtCGCCACGCCCCCCTGGCCCGCACGGACCCGAGGCTCGGCGGGCGCAGAAGGCTTCAGCCCCTGAACGAGGGCCTCCGGGGGGCCGCCGCTGCCGGGGTCTCCGTCGCCGCTGCACCAGCCCCTAATGCCGCCGGGGCCAGGCTTGAAAACATCTCCGGTCTTGGTCGGTCTCTCACCACAGCCTCCTTGCTCCCGGACAGCGTTCCCCGCGATTGGCTGCGGCGCGAGCACGTGACCCCGGCGGGCACGTGACTCCTGCAGGCACGGGACGGGCGGCGTGACCGCCGTGCCCCGCCCCCGACGCGCCCGGCCCTTTGGCTCTCCCCAAGAGCGGAGAGcacggcggtggcggcggcggcggcggcgggtggCGTCCGTGCGGAGCGAAGCGGTGCGGAACGGAGGGGGCCGGAAGTCCTGGGCCTCCCGGGCCAGCCGCGCCCGAGGAGCTGTGGGAGCCTGGTGGGAGTGGAACGCAGCCCCCGCGCCGGCGCCGGAGCCGGcaccgcggccgccgccgccacccgagATGTGCAAAGGCGCGTTGGTGCCGGCGCTCGGCGGAGGAAACGCTCATATTTTTGCTGGGTTTGAGTTGGGACCGCAGACCCGCCGGAGACCGGGAGGGGTTTGCTGGCGGTGGGCGCCCCGGGCCGGCGGGAGGGCACCTCGGCGGTGTGGGGCGGGTCCGCCTTGGCGTCCGAGCCGCAGTGCGCGCAGACAGGGCTGCTTCCCGGCCGGGCGCACCCAGTCCCTAAAGCACCGGAATGAGCACTGGTTGTAAAGAACGCAGCGTTACGTCCGGCCCTAGCCACACGATCCCGTGACCTTTTTGAACAGAAACGTCAATAAATTGGTCCACATGTGACCCTGTGTCTCATGGGGTGTGAGAGGAAATTTTACCATCTCGCTAGCTGCTTGTACTCAGACTTCCTCTGAAGGCTTTTATCTACAGCGGTTAGCCTGCAACCGTTGTGCCTTAACCACCCAAGTTACAACTCCACAGGAAACCATCCTCTCCCTCATCGTTAACTGTGGCCTCCTTCAGTATCCGTTAGTACCTTAATGAGAAGTTTAAGACTGTCATAGTAAGCTGAATATTCTGACATGACTTTTGGACTAACAGGGACATAaatctgcatttaaaaaattaggatTTTCTCCCTTAGGTAactcacacatttaaaaaaattcagtatgAACAGTAAGTAGGAAAGCACTTGGCTATTGGAATGTAAAGTTTAACTTGAATACGAGTGACAGCAAACAAAAAGTTGTTTTTAGGTCAACAGGCTCTTGGGTAGAGGGAAATACTCTTGTGAACCTCGTGGAGAAATCTAGGTATGTGTGTACTGGAgatggaacctaggaccttggccatgccaagcaagcactcgACAGTGCTATATGAAGAGCTCTATTTCCGGCAAAAACTTAACTTTTTAAAGACATAATTTAAACCCTCAATCATAATTACAACCAGTTAGTCTGTCTTTctaggcagagctggagagatgacttaggagttaagagcacttactgttatTTTGGAGTACCTGGGTTCAgttgtccccagcacccacataaccaTATACCAtatgcaacttcagttccagggtatccagtgcccttttctggctctGGTGAGTAccagacacacaggcaaaactcTCATCCACGTAAGATAAAgctcttggggtttttttttttttgttgttgttctttttagacagagtctcactaagtagctgtCTAACGTGGACTTGgcgatatagaccaggctgacctcaaactcagatgcaacctgcctctgcctcctgagtgcctatTACTCAGTGCCTATTACTGATAAATCCTGAAGCAATCTGATTATTCCATTAATTAAAGCATTTCTTTCTGAGTTTTCAAACATATTGTATATTACCTCCTTTTTGAACCGAATGTAATAGTTTTATTCATACAAATATGCTGTCCACATTCACCCATCTTCAAAATGCGTCATACTAACCAACTCCATTAATTCTTGTATGCTTTCAGTGTTAAAAATATAGCCAGAGAtggtgaaaccctgcctcaaaacaacaacaacagaaaatatacagttaaaggccaggtgtggtggcaggtgCACACCTTTGGtgccagcagcactcaggagacagggacaaggcaggtctctgagttccaagccagcctggtctacacagtgagatcctgcatCTAACTAACTAAAGAAAAGATTATAGTCAAAGATTCACATCAAATTGTTTTAACTTTCCTTCTTACCAGCAATGCTTTTACTGTAATCTTAAACTCGGGCAGCTGTGGGCTACATACAACCAGGGTAACAGAATGGGACCCTGCCTCAACGAACACAGATAAACATAAATCAAATGCTTTTAGAGAAAACTCTCTTACTCCTATTACCAGTAGTGGGACCTTACCAGTTAGAAACACGGTAACAactaatattaaaatgtttaaaggagtctggtctacaaagtgagatcaggacagacaccaaaactacacagagaaaccctgtctcagaaaaaaaaaaaaaaaagtttaaaggaaATACTGACATAaggcttataaaaaaaaaatggcaacatAAAATTTGGCTGTGTccagagatgggaaagaaaaatatatttgaagtttTGCAGAACTTTGACTTCACAATAACTGAATACTGATAGACATGACCAGGCAGTTTAAAACGGGTGACCCTAGAGTAACTTGATTAAGTCATAATAACAACAGTCCTCACAGGTAGGCTAACAtggtgtttctgttgttttgacaTAATACTTAACAGCTACAAGTTGCTAGATTACTACCAAGACGTACAGATGGGAATAAACCAATAGTCTAAAGCCTGTGTAAACAGGTCCATAGTTTATTTCTCCAGTGACATTGTTTACAGATGAGTATAAGTTAAAGGCCTGCTTGCACACCAAAGCCAGGTCCTTTGGGTGGTTCAGTCAGAGAGGTGAGGCCTCCAGCTGGCTCACAACAGAAGCGCCCGCTcctgaaaagaaaagcaagtaaTGTTATTAGTGATTAACATTTAcaaatttttccttaaaaaaaaagaaaagaaaaaagaaaactggctAAGTatgctagcacacacctttaatcctagagctctgaggcagaggcaggcagagctctgagtttcaggctaacctggtctatatagtgagttccaagccaggcagggctacatagtaaaacctgctctcaatataaaaataaaaggaatttttcAGCTTTATTGTAATCTTATGGTACTATCTGAGGTCTATTGTTGATTAAATGTCATTATGTGGCATATGACTAATTAGTTTGAGAGACCAAATTATGTCATATAAGGAGAACCAAAGATTCCATGATATTCAATATGacaaaaaagacaggaagaataCAAGATAGCTATTTcaagaaaagtaattattttttggAAGAGGTATTTAAACAATTCCgcactaagggaaaaaaaaacaaaaacaataataaagattATCTTGTAGTGGGGTCGATggcatggctcagcaggaaaaagtGATCGCTGCAAATGGCGGGCAACCCAAGTTCAAAGCCTGGGACTTTTGTACAGGTGTATGAAATGTATGCAAGCATGTTTGCACATGTACGTATGTGCACCTGAAGGCCCAAGGTCAATCTTAGGTGTCTACCTCTATTACTCTCTACGTGGAGCCAATGTCTCTGCTGAACTGTCAACTTGCTGTGGTAGCCAAGCTGGCTAGCCACCTTGCTCAGGAGAGTCCCTGGCTCCTCTTCCCAACAGTGGAATTACAGCCTAGCCACCATGTCCACTCAGCTTTTATATGTGTTCTAGGAATCTAACTCCCATGATTACACTTACATGGAAAGAACTTTACCAGCAATGAACAATCTCCCCAGCCTTatcttatagatttttttaaggaaaagtgtattagccgggcggtggtggcgcatgcctttaatcccagcactcgggaggcagagccaggcagatctctgtgaattcgagaccagccttgtctacagagcaagattcaggacaggcaccaaaactacacagagaaaccctgtctcaaaaaaccaaaagaaaaaaagagacagagacagagacagagacagagacagagaaaagaaaaagtgtatcTTGCTCAGATGAAAGGTTTAGACAGGCAAACTACTTCCAGTCAGCTCCTATGCACATGAGTGTAAAATTGAGCTTCTGATGACTCCAGTGTAAGCTATGCCATCAAAGTTTATTATAAAAGTAGGATTGTACCTTGGCCCAGGCTTTGGAACTTTCCCAGCTCTGAGTTCATCAATAATCACTTCAATGTCCTTGGGTGTTAGATCCTCCTAGAGAAAAATTGAAGCCACTAATGAATTACTGCTGTAAAAAAGTctataaaaccttaaaattaattcatttatttaccaAGACAGCTAGAACTGAATAACTTCAATATATAATGCAATACACACCAAGAGCTTTAGCGAAGAGTCACAACTAGGTTTATTTCAAGTGAAACCTCTGCATTTGAGTTCCGGCCTCACCACTCACCACCCTCTGCCTCTCTCAAGTTCCTCTACTGATACTTGAActcatttttgtggatttcttaagtggtggtttgaataagaatagcacccctcccccacctagTGGAATGCTTagtgattaggaggtgtggccttgctgaaggaagtgtgtcactgggggtgggcttttcagtTTCAAAAGCTCgtgccaagcccagtgtctctcactgcttgcagatcaggatgtagctctcaactacttctccagcaccacctgctgccatgcttcctgtcaggatgatcatggactaaatttctgaaaccataagcaaggtcccaattaaatgctttcttctttataagaattgccttggtcatgatgtctcttcacagcaataagaagagtgactaagacaataaaaaacaaactagaaaagtGCCAAAGTACAAGAGAACAACTGCTAATCCTGCAAGAAACATTGCAGTACAAAGAATAATTATCATCAAGAGTTGTAACCCATAAGCAGAGACCTGAATCAAAAGCTCTAACTACTAACTGAAGAGACTCTGACTTAGACACCTCTGCCTATAGGCTACTCTATCAAGATTTATGCTTCATACCAAGCCCTGTCTAATTCCTATCTGAGGAATATGTAACAGAGGCCAAACTTAACAAAAATTCTGCaagaaaacaccaaacaaactTGTCTCCAAGTTTTCAATACCCAGAAGAGCAAGGGACAAGACCCCAGACCAGCACTAAAAAGGTCTTCATAACCACAAACCTAAGCACACAAAGTTACGATCCAAAAAAGGCTGTACATTTGATACAAGGATAAACTAGAAAGTAATCTGTcctgcaaagaaaatttttagtcTGGAAACTTTGGCATTGCAGAATGAAGTAAATAAAAGGTGTAAAGAGATCAGCTTTGGAGGTACCATTAGTACCTCTAGGAGCAGGAGAGAAGTAAGGTAAATCCACTCTTGAAAATGCTATCTCAACTAAGACCTCAAAGAATCTCTATGAACTAATTTATAAGAAataagctgggaggtggtggtgaatgcctttaatcccagcactcaggaggcagaggcaggtggacctgacttgagactagcctggtctacacagagagatccagaacagccagggctacatagagaaaccctgcctggaaaaacaaaagaaacaaacaaaaaaagaaatataaactaaCAAAATACCATAGTCGTAAACCATGATATAATTAGGCAGcaagtaatttaaaaatgcaaactagAAAGCTAAACATATTTGGATATTAAGAACACCTCCAGAAAACTTACAGGTCAGAGATAAAGGGATAAACACAAAATTTATAAGGTATAAAGTAGtagaggtgggctggagagatgactcagtggttaagagcactaattgctcttccagaggacctgggttcaattcccagcacctacatggcagctcacaacagtctgtaacttcagttccagggaacctgacatccatggcaaaacactgatgcacataaaataaaaaaataaattcttaaaaaaggaatagagGTATGTTACACATTTcatctatttaaaaaatgtaatttaaaaatgtaaattaattaaaaatgtaaattactaCAGATATAGACAGTACAGAAAAggctttaaaacatttataagaAGAATCCATACTAAATTTATGGTAGTAAATATCTGCAGAGAAAAAGAAGGTAACTCCAGTCTCCTATActtttatgtataatttttttctgcaaataatgatatCAATAgacaatattatctaagtaaatgCCCTAATATGTTGCTATTACATTTTGGTTCTACTATATGTAAACGATTAGATTCATCAAATTTATCATATTCTggagaaaaatgcaaaatgtttAAAGATAATTCTTTTAAAACCTTCTAGATACTTATACAAAGGTACTATAGAACGTTAGCATGTGTGAAGTTGAATACTCACATAGTAGTTGTCATTGATTTGAACCATTGGTGCATTTACACAGGCCCCTAAACACTCCACTTCTATGAGTGTGAACATCTTGTCAGGGGTGGTCTCTCCCACTTTTATTCCTAAAATGTAAATCATCACTATAAGAAATAGATACAGTTTCAAAGCAAAAACAATGTATCAACAATGTTATAgagtttatatataaatattgatgTGTATTAAATCtctgtaaaaatgaaaagaaccaagcatagtggtgcacacatttaaatCAGCGCTTGGAGAGCAGAGACAGCACAAATTCAAGGACAGCATGGACTATACACTGAGATCCTGTCTATATAATAGTATAACTCATttccctcttttgttttttgttgcttgttttaggctatttgggtttttaattttcttttgttttttaattttttgagacagggtctcacacaaaAGCTCAGGCTTGGCCTCTAACTAATGACAACCCACGTCTTAGgatccagagttctgggattataggcaaacGCCACCGTGCCGAGCTTCAAGTTATTTCTTAAGTAGGCTTGTTCCTTTAAAATCAGTAAGAGCTGGGAGACCAGTGCTTACTTGGTTTTCATCCATGTTGTGATAAGACTGAACTACTCCCCACCACCTCGCTGCTTGTCTGCCATGGGGCTGACCTCCATGCCTACCTCAAACATCATGGCtcgctctcttttctctctcactccTACAGGCAGCTGGAGatatttacagcttgcctgcttgaggttttcttttaaactaataGAACTGTTCTCAGGcttcaaaacaaataagcaagtaaataggggctggagagactgctaaGTGGTTAGAGGattggctgctcctgcagaggacctgggttcagttcctagcacctacatatGGCTCACAGCCTGTAAGTCCAGCTTCAGGCCTCTGGCCACTGTGGGTATggcacaaacacataattaaacaaagaaacaaataaagtcattttaaaagtaaataattgGACTGCTACTAACACAGTTACACCATTGCATTGGCAAAGATTCAGAAAACTGaagattagggctggagagatggctcagccgttaaagggtAGGCTCACAACCAGAAAACTGAAGGCCAAAGATTATTAAGAAGGTAATAATGAGTACTCATACACTCAAGGGAAGAAATTGGCAAAATATGGCAAGCGTGACTCAGCAATTTTTCTTACAAACAATCTTAATATACAATATGAAGAGCATGCAAAGGAGTGTAAATATGGAAGTACTAGGGTAACGCTGTAATAGCAAAACGATGCGAATACTGTGCTATACAAAAGGTACAAAGTTAAACCACACAATGTAAGCATAGACATATTACATTTATATACTAAATAATAAAGGATATAAAACCTGGTGTAACTAATATACCAGAATCTAAGTCTTAGAGGTGGGTTTTAGGGGCCAACTTGAGCTTTCTGCCTTATATACATCAACATTGCCCAAATGTGTCTGTGGCAGCCAAGGGCTTGtattaagagggaaaaaaagccacAATTGATGACAGAGACCAgctacttgagagactgaggtcagaggactatGAGCCAGAACAGCTTCATCAACTcagtaaaaccctatctcaaaagtacTAACGCTAGTGTGAAGCCCTGTGTTTCTTCAGTACAGGAAGAAAAATTAGAAGATATGTACTTTAACttacaaagttaaaaatgtaGCAATGGCAGTTTTGTATGGAAAATgcccatttattttataaatatgctaCAATTATACCTATTTAAAATTTCCCTTATTGTGAAGTAGTCCTGCTATGCTGTTACTTATTCTGTTGTTTCTCTGGAAAAGTACatggacatttttaaaattataattgcagccaggcagtggcgcacatctttaatcctagcactggggaggcagagccaggtggatctctgtgagttcgaggccagcctgagctacagtgtgagatccacgacaagcaccaaaactatacagagaaactgtctcaaaaaacaaacgaacaaattttaattatttttacttctgtgtgtgtgtgtatgtgtgtgtgtgtgtgtgtgtgtgcatgtacataagTGCAGGTGCCCCAAGAGATGTCAGagccacctggagctggagttataggtggttgcgAGCTACTTGATATATAGATGCTGggtagaaattgaactcaggtcctttggaagagcagtacatgctcttaagctgagccatctctccagctcatgtatgtatagtcttttgttttgtgacataTGCTAACATATGAGAGATAATTTTCCTAGAAGCTTTACAAACATACTTAACGATTAACAGAGATTAAAAACTTAGACTTGAGGCTGAAAACTAGATGAGCACaaactagaaagaaataaaagtaaataatatcTTTTTAAGTATCAAGAAAGTACAAACCAAATAAGATAAATTGAAGTTGAAAATTTTAGATGGAAAATGTCCAATATAGAAAGACAATTTTATTTGGGAGGCATGGAGTATAGACAGAAGAAGCTATTAAGATAGGTTCTTaatgtatagtccaggctgaccttgagctcactctATAGCCTAGACTGACCCAAACTcgacaatcctcctgtctcagcatcctgagtgccgAGATTATAGCTGTGTACCACCATAACCTATTAGACAATAATCttggtgttggttttttttggagAGGTTGGGGGagatgtttcaagacagggtttctctgtgtagaactggctgtcctggaactcactttgtagatccacctggctctgcctcccaagtgctggggttaagatTGTGCCTCACCACACCCTGGGCTGATCTTGGTATTGTtaacaaaagaaatgaagtatCTCATACCAAGCTTTCTCTGAAGGGTCTCCAATATGCTGTCAGAATCTCGAAGCATACAAGGTGTAGTAGTGCAGACCTGAATATGGTACTTTCCAACTGGCTTTCGattatacattgtataaaaaGTTGCTACTTCATATACTCTCATTGGAGGTACTTGTAAAACTTCTGCCacctaaaatattaaaacattaaagaagATGATTACAATGTTTATTACCTGAAGTGTAATGTACCCAACTCTAAATAGCACAATATATTCTAAGTACTCTTACActggtctctaactcagagattcacctgcctctgcctcctgagtgctggggcatgagccactactgcccagcttcaaGTATTATTACAGCGTTTAAAACTAAGgtataatttcaaataaaacatttttcacaAGCACTATATATcattataatatttttgttttttctttcttagtgcttgagattaaacccagggctttggagTTGGCAGGCAAATGTTCTTTTACTTAGCTACATCTCCATTTCACATCAAGGTTTCTGAAAAAATTAACCAGTTATGTCTACTAAGGACAGTATTTAGTTAAATAAAGCTTTGTAACATATTTCAGTATTAGGGAAGTaaatgaagcaaaaagaaaaatcaacgcTACCTCAAATTTGCATTTGTGGGTATTAGATAAAGTCTATTCCTATTCTCCCAATAAGGACTACAGCCtttgtcttttgttcctttttgtgATTCTACCTTAATAGTTAAAGCAGATAAAGTTTAGAGAATGATGAGAGTGAGTCAACTCCAGTGGAGGATCTATGAGAGCTGGTCAAGGAGAAAGCACAGTGAGCTGGTTCTTATACGGCACTCTGTAAATGAAATGCTCTGCTGTCACATGAATGTAATCACTGTATTAACAGGATAGATATAAACTGAAAATCT
The window above is part of the Peromyscus maniculatus bairdii isolate BWxNUB_F1_BW_parent chromosome 13, HU_Pman_BW_mat_3.1, whole genome shotgun sequence genome. Proteins encoded here:
- the Ndufv2 gene encoding NADH dehydrogenase [ubiquinone] flavoprotein 2, mitochondrial isoform X2 translates to MNKVAEVLQVPPMRVYEVATFYTMYNRKPVGKYHIQVCTTTPCMLRDSDSILETLQRKLGIKVGETTPDKMFTLIEVECLGACVNAPMVQINDNYYEDLTPKDIEVIIDELRAGKVPKPGPRSGRFCCEPAGGLTSLTEPPKGPGFGVQAGL
- the Ndufv2 gene encoding NADH dehydrogenase [ubiquinone] flavoprotein 2, mitochondrial isoform X1, whose translation is MFSLALRARAAGLSAQWGRHARNLHKTAVQNGAGGALFVHRDTPENNPDTPFDFTPENYKRIEAIVKNYPEGHKAAAVLPVLDLAQRQNGWLPISAMNKVAEVLQVPPMRVYEVATFYTMYNRKPVGKYHIQVCTTTPCMLRDSDSILETLQRKLGIKVGETTPDKMFTLIEVECLGACVNAPMVQINDNYYEDLTPKDIEVIIDELRAGKVPKPGPRSGRFCCEPAGGLTSLTEPPKGPGFGVQAGL